Proteins from a genomic interval of Xiphias gladius isolate SHS-SW01 ecotype Sanya breed wild chromosome 23, ASM1685928v1, whole genome shotgun sequence:
- the si:ch211-132p1.2 gene encoding proteinase-activated receptor 4, whose amino-acid sequence MRVFFGTLVSVSLLSLVCSVSPSSRPADECSGMSLRLRAFKLMTTCNFTTLKEKQLKEIQAPTTNLYLPILYLLAFIVGLPSNLLALWVLVFRTKPQPSTTLLINLTAADCLLLLVLPFRIVYHFRGNHWELGEPFCRVVIAMFYGNMYGSVLCLALVALDRYIALVHPFGAKTLRSQRTSLYMTVAVWAVVLAAMLPLLVSQQTYVLDELRITTCHDALPEEEQENYFLPYFASLFSVCFLLPFVVVLFCHGAVLRTLLAEGKRYGHAVRVTVLVLLVFIGCLLPSNILLLLTYADNLPDGDGEDIYVPYMVSLAVSTFNSCIDPFIFYYVSGEFREKARSTLCCRSVSGDRASSLGNNVSYSSSSSGLRSKVTLLSKSSQRGMSETV is encoded by the exons atgaggGTGTTTTTCGGGACTCTGGTCTCCGTCTCTCTGCTGTCGTTGGTCTGCAGCGTTTCTCCGTCTTCTCGGCCTGCAGACGAATGCTCCGGGATGTCTCTCC GTCTACGGGCGTTCAAGCTGATGACCACGTGTAACTTCACCACTCTGAAGGAGAAGCAGCTGAAGGAGATCCAGGCTCCGACCACCAACCTGTACCTGCCGATCCTGTACCTGCTGGCCTTCATTGTGGGTCTCCCCTCCAACCTGCTGGCTCTGTGGGTTCTGGTGTTCAGGACCAAACCGCAGCCATCCACCACGCTGCTGATTAACCTGACGGCCGCTgactgcctgctgctgctggtgctgccaTTTCGTATTGTGTACCACTTCAGGGGGAACCACTGGGAGCTGGGCGAGCCGTTCTGCCGCGTCGTCATAGCGATGTTTTACGGCAACATGTACGGGTCTGTGTTGTGTCTGGCACTTGTGGCTCTGGACCGATACATCGCTTTGGTTCACCCATTTGGCGCCAAGACGCTGCGCAGCCAGCGGACGTCCCTGTACATGACGGTGGCGGTGTGGGCTGTGGTGCTGGCCGCCATGCTGCCGCTGCTGGTGTCGCAGCAGACCTACGTGCTGGATGAGCTGCGGATCACCACCTGCCACGACGCACTGCccgaggaggagcaggagaactACTTCCTGCCGTACTTCGCTTCCTTGTTCTCTGTCTGCTTCCTGCTACCCTTCGTGGTTGTCCTGTTCTGCCACGGCGCCGTGCTGCGCACCCTGTTGGCTGAGGGGAAGCGCTACGGTCACGCCGTCCGGGTGACGGTGCTGGTCCTGCTGGTCTTCATCGGGTGTCTGCTTCCCAGcaacatcctcctcctcctcacctacgCTGACAACTTGCCAGACGGAGACGGCGAGGACATCTACGTCCCGTACATGgttagcttagcagttagcacCTTCAACAGCTGCATCGACCCCTTCATCTTCTACTACGTGTCGGGGGAGTTCAGGGAGAAGGCCAGGAGCACTCTGTGCTGTCGCAGCGTCTCCGGAGACAGAGCGTCCTCTCTGGGGAACAATGTGTCGTactcctcatcatcatctggtttgaggtcaaaggtcaccctGCTGTCTAAATCCAGTCAGCGGGGGATGTCGGAGACGGTGTGA